One window from the genome of Cardiocondyla obscurior isolate alpha-2009 linkage group LG04, Cobs3.1, whole genome shotgun sequence encodes:
- the LOC139101833 gene encoding regulator of microtubule dynamics protein 1-like: protein MLLQKLYRFINSSRVLQSAVLQKNVYPICQKKNNVHPMRKLIISPFTIMGLWVVKNNQDNTEITTSELLVKADTLFDGGNYKDTYELLLQYKDNKEVEILWRISRAIYKMTEMISTDIDTRKLTFEGYDLLRTALDIQEDHYAVHKYMSLFLANKSALEGVKAQMKEAYNVKKHIQRALELKPDDPMLFHILGCWCYEVSNLPWYKRKIAAIIFGEPPTSSFEEALMYYENAEKASPNFYSCNLLKLGKIYLKLNRKEDAKKYLNKVAEFPAKDDEDRKAKQEAQKILSNI, encoded by the exons ATGCTGCTTCAAAAATTGTATCGTTTTATAAATTCCAGCAGAGTTCTTCAAAGTGCAGTTTtacagaaaaatgtttatccAATATGTCAG aaaaagaacaacGTGCATCCTATGAGAAAGTTAATAATATCACCATTTACTATAATGGGATTGTGGGTGGTGAAAAATAACCAAGACAATACTGAAATTACAACAAGTGAACTTCTTGTTAAAGCAGATACTCTTTTTGATGGAGGAAATTATAAAGATACATATGaacttttattacaatataag GACAATAAAGAAGTTGAAATTCTGTGGCGTATAAGTAGAGCCATTTACAAAATGACTGAAATGATCAGCACTGACATTGACACACGAAAGTTAACTTTCGAAGGATATGATTTGTTACGTACGGCTCTTGATATTCAAGAAGATCACTATGCtgtacataaatatatgtcGTTATTTCTTGCTAATAAAAGCGCTCTGGAAGGTGTAAAAGCACAGATGAAAGAAGCGTACAATGTTAAAAAGCATATTCAG AGAGCATTGGAATTGAAACCTGACGATCCAATGTTATTCCATATACTTGGATGTTGGTGTTATGAGGTTTCAAATTTACCAtggtataaaagaaaaatagcagCTATTATATTTGGAGAGCCACCAACTTCGTCCTTTGAAGAAGCGTTAATGTATTACGAGAATGCTGAGAAAGCTTCTCCAAATTTTTATagttgcaatttattaaagttagGAAAAATATACTTGAAACTGAATCGTAAGGAAGATGCGAAAAAGTATTTGAATAAAGTAGCTGAATTTCCCGCAAAAGACGACGAAGATCGCAAAGCAAAGCAAGAAgcacagaaaatattaagtaatatttaa
- the LOC139101832 gene encoding regulator of microtubule dynamics protein 1-like, translating to MLLQRLYRFTNFNRILQRSLLYKNFHPACKKKINMQVIRKLTVMSPFTVMGLWGMVKSNNEDQTQITTKELIAKADALFDRGDYKSIYNLLSNYKDNKDVEILWRLSRAVYKMSEMASDVEAKKLIYEGYDLLCTALEIQEDHYAVHKWMSILLNSKSILEGTKAQIKESYNIKNHMQRALDLKPGDAMVLYMLGCWCYEVSNLAWYQRKIASVVFTEPPISSFEEALMYHENAEKADPNFYSRNLLMLGKTYLKLNRKEDAIKYLKKAAEFPAKDDEDQKTKQEAQKILSSI from the exons atgctCCTGCAGAGGTTATATCGTTTTACAAACTTCAACAGAATTCTTCAAAGAtcacttttatataaaaattttcatccAGCATGTAAG aaaaaaattaatatgcaagTCATTAGAAAGTTAACAGTAATGTCACCATTTACTGTAATGGGATTATGGGGAATGGTGAAAAGTAATAATGAAGACCAAACTCAAATAACAACAAAGGAACTTATTGCCAAAGCAGATGCTCTTTTTGATCGAGgagattataaaagtatatataatcTGCTGTCAAATTataag GATAACAAGGATGTTGAAATTTTATGGCGTTTAAGTAGGGCTGTTTATAAAATGTCTGAAATGGCTAGTGATGTTGAAgctaagaaattaatttatgaaggATATGATTTACTATGTACAGCTTTAGAAATTCAAGAAGATCATTATGCTGTACATAAATGGATGTCTATACTTCTTAATAGTAAAAGTATTTTGGAAGGTACAAAGGCACAGATAAAAGAATCATACAATATTAAGAATCATATGCaa AGAGCATTGGACTTAAAGCCTGGTGATGCAATGGTATTGTACATGCTTGGATGCTGGTGTTATGAGGTCTCAAATCTGGCATGGTATCAACGAAAAATAGCATCAGTTGTATTTACAGAGCCACCAATATCATCCTTTGAAGAAGCATTGATGTACCACGAAAATGCTGAGAAAGCTGATCCTAATTTTTACAGTCGCAATTTATTGATGTTAGGAAagacatatttaaaattgaatcgTAAAGAggatgcaataaaatatttgaaaaaagcTGCCGAATTTCCTGCAAAAGACGATGAAGATCAAAAAACGAAGCAGGAagcacaaaaaatattaagcagtatttaa
- the Capr gene encoding caprin homolog has protein sequence MPSANPKLEKQASTETVEPLRQAIIVIEHKIRNLEKRKGKLESYKDLQKNGRELNADQKTAVAKYDEVLQTLDITRDLYKQIVNIANDAVKQQKKLARKEAVERMQQDIAKVKEVLLTQHALVCINTESIRDDFFLGKNGAIKLSEEEFKYLDSLYSEMIIKHQREEGDLTFVQQAQKVAEHYVAIVDGKQREVIGTTYNKLKEIISKINQCGYFDQVHECSEAAPIEEIPETVAETKINAQTVQEQVNDEYSNGNDRHIPPPESMIPIPNFPVQVATLPVVSGAAPVSGPIPVVPQPMPHPAAPVDTPYYTNATTFVPQPQQQQQQQQTQQSQQQPPSAPRINDVIGTPNFFFLQESELDPPESQTPIVSHIPPTVNAPIPTQTFTNQNFANPPVGVPQQVIYQPPQDISHIPGFANPNPPPPIPMPPSHQQPNMQYSPQHPTSFQPQQPQQQQNATQLPQQGQMQNFNEQTHQQETQVSTEEKVENGQNEIPDPVMEQPTESIDWCQMTETNDWNQTDQQQSSVQDCQQTSPQASQQAWVSDQRSGYRGRGGRRGTSNSYNSRGRGNYQQNGRAGQGTYYRNDSNYQNGYQQRTWGNNEGNNGYNTGFKRGSGGGSRGARNERVSRGQFRGQRGTNRGGYTPRGKPHTQ, from the exons ATGCCTTCTGCCAACCCCAAACTAGAAAAACAGGCCTCTACGGAGACCGTGGAACCGTTACGCCAAGCCATCATCGTAATCGAGCATAAGATTCGAAATCTCGAGAAGCGTAAG GGCAAGCTCGAGTCTTATAAAGATTTACAGAAAAATGGAAGGGAGTTGAATGCGGATCAAAAGACTGCAGTGGCAAAATATGACGAGGTGCTTCAAACATTGGACATTACACGGGACTTGTATAagcaaattgttaatattgcCAATGACGCTGTTAAACAACAGAAGAAATTGGCAAGAAAAGAGGCTGTCGAGCGTATGCAACAAGACATCgcaaaa GTGAAAGAAGTATTACTTACTCAACATGCCTTAGTGTGCATAAATACTGAATCTATTAGAGATGATTTCTTTCTTGGAAAGAATGGGGCTATAAAACTGTCAGAGGAGGAATTCAAATATCTAGACAGCTTGTACAGCGAAATGATTATAAAACATCAGCGGGAAGAAGGTGATCTGACATTTGTACAACAAGCACAAAAAGTAGCGGAGCATTATGTTGCTATTGTAGACGGAAAGCAGCGTGAAGTTATTGGCACTACTTACAATAAGTTgaaggaaattatttcgaagaTTAATCAATGCGGCTATTTCGACCAAGTACACGAATGTTCGGAAGCAGCACCGATAGAAGAG ATTCCCGAAACTGTAGCGGAGACAAAGATTAATGCGCAAACGGTTCAAGAACAAGTCAACGACGAGTACAGCAATGGCAACGACAGGCACATTCCACCACCAGAGTCCATGATACCTATTCCAAATTTTCCAGTCCAAGTTGCTACGCTGCCCGTTGTTTCTGGCGCCGCTCCAGTCTCGGGACCTATACCGGTTGTCCCGCAGCCCATGCCTCATCCAGCTGCGCCAGTCGACACCCCGTATTACACGAATGCTACTACCTTTGTGCCAcagccgcagcagcagcaacaacaacaacaaacTCAGCAATCTCAACAGCAGCCCCCATCGGCACCTCGTATCAATGACGTCATAGGCACGCCTaacttctttttcttgcaGGAATCTGAACTTGATCCACCGGAATCGCAAACACCCATTGTATCACACATTCCTCCCACGGTTAATGCGCCCATTCCCACGCAAACCTTTACAAATCAGAATTTTGCAAACCCACCTGTGGGCGTACCTCAGCAGGTCATATATCAACCACCGCAGGATATATCGCACATTCCTGGTTTTGCGAATCCTAATCCACCGCCGCCTATTCCGATGCCGCCTTCTCATCAACAGCCGAACATGCAATATAGCCCGCAACACCCGACTAGTTTCCAGCCTCAACAGCCACAGCAGCAACAAAATGCTACACAGCTACCGCAACAAGGTCAAATGCAAAACTTTAATGAACAAACGCATCAACAGGAAACTCAAGTATCCACGGAG GAGAAGGTCGAAAATGGTCAAAATGAAATTCCTGATCCAGTAATGGAACAGCCGACTGAATCTATTGACTGGTGTCAAATGACCGAGACCAATGATTGGAATCAGACTGATCAACAGCAATCGTCTGTTCAAGATTGCCAGCAAACGTCGCCACAAGCTTCTCAGCAAGCTTGGGTGTCTGATCAACGTAGTGGATATAGAGGAAGAGGAGGCAGAAGAGGAACTTCGAATAGCTATAATAGCAGAGGCAGGGGAAATTATCAACAAAATGGACGCGCAGGacaag gcaCGTACTATCGTAACGACAGTAACTATCAAAATGGATATCAGCAGCGTACCTGGGGTAACAACGAAGGAAATAATGGATATAATACCGGATTTAAACGAGGCAGTGGTGGAGGATCAAGAGGCGCACGTAACGAACGCGTTAGTCGCGGACAATTCAGAGGACAAAGGGGTACCAATCGTGGTGGATATACACCACGCGGTAAACCTCACACgcaataa
- the LOC139101822 gene encoding WD repeat-containing protein 20 isoform X2: MAVQLDGGGKEDLKTQFVTREGTYKLMTLSEYSRPNRVGYTNSQGSASVRVSFVTLPDPADPTGAQGLGDRMCFNFGKELYVYVYRGVKKAVDLNKPVDKKLYKGTNPTCHNFNQTTATADSAPLLVGFSTGQIQLIDPIKKDSSQLSKLYNEDRLIDKSKVTCIKWVPGSNNLFLVSHSSGQLYLYNEELLCGTTAPHYQSFKSGDGYAIYTCKTKSTRNPLYRWVIGAEGCCINEFAFSPCGTNLAVVSQDGFLRVFQYNTMELVGSARSYFGGFLCVCWSPDGRYVVVGGEDDLVTIWSFHEKRVVARGQGHHSWVSVVAFDPYTTSYGDHDPDFSGSDDETMPHNNHNHFHEKSHRLSTTSQSGIHSNRNSCGSELRMSGGTCYRLGSVSQDTQLCLWDITEDVLRQPVCAKQRPSATCSTSGGTLSSSGTFNSGNGAATTANHHSNSNAKHNNSNNINFKENASSNNETSNNSTSTNAAVATVNSLTQRLAGLGFGERKGDNHKRNFSLTMRGSGTGATATTANNSTTSIVQNNGGDKASTGNSTSTSSSLNNSVGGGLVGGTGSKKVSSVMDDPMRLIGTAWCPRFDECPVLEPLVCKKLAHERLTELVFREDCFVTACQDGYVYTWARPGHMPGINQVGGAALHVVSPVEGGGTIV; the protein is encoded by the exons ATGGCTGTGCAGCTGGAcggaggagggaaggaggaCCTGAAAACACAATTCGTCACGCGGGAGGGTACCTACAAGCTGATGACCCTGTCGGAGTACTCGCGACCGAATCGCGTCGGCTACACCAACAGCCAGGGCAGCGCGTCCGTACGAGTGTCCTTCGTCACGCTACCGGACCCAGCGGACCCCACGGGCGCGCAGGGTCTCGGCGACCGAATGTGCTTTAATTTTGGCAAGGAGCTCTACGTCTACGTCTACCGCGGCGTCAAGAAG GCTGTTGACCTAAACAAGCCAGTGGACAAAAAGTTGTACAAGGGAACTAATCCAACCTGCCACAATTTTAATCAAACAACAGCGACGGCCGATAGTGCTCCATTACTGGTGGGATTTTCTACGGGGCAAATACAGCTGATCGATCCGATAAAGAAGGACAGCTCTCAACTCAGCAAATTGTACAATGAAGAT AGGCTGATAGACAAGAGCAAAGTGACATGTATAAAATGGGTACCTGGATCGAACAATCTCTTCCTGGTGTCTCATAGTTCCGGTCAGCTGTACCTCTATAACGAAGAACTGCTCTGCGGCACCACTGCACCACATTATCAGTCATTCAAGTCAGGTGACGGATACGCCATATATACTTGCAAAACTAAATCTACCAGGAATCCGCTGTATCGGTGGGTAATAGGCGCGGAAGGATGTTGTATAAATGAATTCGCCTTCAGTCCGTGTGGCACGAACTTAGCCGTGGTGTCACAGGATGGATTTTTGCGTGTTTTTCAATACAATACTATGGAACTCGTTGGGTCGGCGAGAAGCTACTTTGGCGGTTTTTTGTGCGTGTGCTGGTCACCAGACGGACGTTACGTAGTAGTAGGCGGTGAGGACGACCTGGTCACTATCTGGAGCTTCCACGAGAAGCGGGTCGTAGCACGAGGGCAAGGGCATCACAGTTGGGTGAGCGTGGTCGCTTTCGATCCGTATACGACGTCCTACGGTGATCACGATCCCGACTTTAGCGGTTCGGATGACGAAACGATGCCGCACAACAATCACAACCACTTCCATGAGAAGTCTCATCGTCTGTCCACGACTTCGCAGAGCGGCATTCATTCAAACCGTAATTCTTGCGGCTCAGAATTGAGAATGTCGGGTGGCACGTGCTATAGGTTAGGCAGTGTATCGCAGGACACCCAACTGTGCCTATGGGACATTACGGAAGATGTGCTGAGGCAACCAGTGTGCGCCAAGCAGAGACCTTCCGCGACGTGCAGCACTAGCGGCGGTACCTTGTCGTCTTCGGGCACGTTTAATAGTGGGAACggggcggcgacgacggcaaATCATCATTCGAACTCCAATGCTAAACATAATAATTCGAATAATATAAACTTCAAGGAAAACGCGAGTAGTAATAACGAGACCAGTAACAATAGCACTAGCACGAACGCCGCGGTGGCAACTGTGAATTCGTTGACGCAGAGGCTAGCGGGTCTTGGCTTCGGCGAACGTAAGGGTGATAATCACAAGAGAAACTTTAGCCTCACTATGCGAGGTAGCGGCACCGGTGCAACAGCGACGACGGCTAATAATAGTACGACGTCGATTGTTCAGAACAATGGTGGCGACAAGGCGAGCACCGGCAACTCGACGAGTACGAGTAGTAGTTTGAACAACAGTGTCGGTGGGGGTTTAGTAGGTGGGACGGGGAGTAAAAAAGTTAGTTCCGTGATGGACGATCCCATGAGGTTGATAGGAACCGCCTGGTGTCCCAGGTTCGACGAGTGCCCGGTCCTCGAGCCGCTGGTGTGCAAGAAGCTAGCGCACGAGAGACTGACTGAGTTAGTGTTTAGGGAAGATTGCTTCGTGACGGCGTGTCAAGATGGATACGTGTACACGTGGGCGAGGCCCGGCCACATG CCAGGGATCAACCAGGTCGGCGGCGCCGCTCTTCACGTGGTCAGTCCTGTGGAAGGAGGTGGTACCATAGTATAG
- the LOC139101822 gene encoding WD repeat-containing protein 20 isoform X3 produces MAVQLDGGGKEDLKTQFVTREGTYKLMTLSEYSRPNRVGYTNSQGSASVRVSFVTLPDPADPTGAQGLGDRMCFNFGKELYVYVYRGVKKAVDLNKPVDKKLYKGTNPTCHNFNQTTATADSAPLLVGFSTGQIQLIDPIKKDSSQLSKLYNEDRLIDKSKVTCIKWVPGSNNLFLVSHSSGQLYLYNEELLCGTTAPHYQSFKSGDGYAIYTCKTKSTRNPLYRWVIGAEGCCINEFAFSPCGTNLAVVSQDGFLRVFQYNTMELVGSARSYFGGFLCVCWSPDGRYVVVGGEDDLVTIWSFHEKRVVARGQGHHSWVSVVAFDPYTTSYGDHDPDFSGSDDETMPHNNHNHFHEKSHRLSTTSQSGIHSNRNSCGSELRMSGGTCYRLGSVSQDTQLCLWDITEDVLRQPVCAKQRPSATCSTSGGTLSSSGTFNSGNGAATTANHHSNSNAKHNNSNNINFKENASSNNETSNNSTSTNAAVATVNSLTQRLAGLGFGERKGDNHKRNFSLTMRGSGTGATATTANNSTTSIVQNNGGDKASTGNSTSTSSSLNNSVGGGLVGGTGSKKVSSVMDDPMRLIGTAWCPRFDECPVLEPLVCKKLAHERLTELVFREDCFVTACQDGYVYTWARPGHMINVLYHALADAREYRG; encoded by the exons ATGGCTGTGCAGCTGGAcggaggagggaaggaggaCCTGAAAACACAATTCGTCACGCGGGAGGGTACCTACAAGCTGATGACCCTGTCGGAGTACTCGCGACCGAATCGCGTCGGCTACACCAACAGCCAGGGCAGCGCGTCCGTACGAGTGTCCTTCGTCACGCTACCGGACCCAGCGGACCCCACGGGCGCGCAGGGTCTCGGCGACCGAATGTGCTTTAATTTTGGCAAGGAGCTCTACGTCTACGTCTACCGCGGCGTCAAGAAG GCTGTTGACCTAAACAAGCCAGTGGACAAAAAGTTGTACAAGGGAACTAATCCAACCTGCCACAATTTTAATCAAACAACAGCGACGGCCGATAGTGCTCCATTACTGGTGGGATTTTCTACGGGGCAAATACAGCTGATCGATCCGATAAAGAAGGACAGCTCTCAACTCAGCAAATTGTACAATGAAGAT AGGCTGATAGACAAGAGCAAAGTGACATGTATAAAATGGGTACCTGGATCGAACAATCTCTTCCTGGTGTCTCATAGTTCCGGTCAGCTGTACCTCTATAACGAAGAACTGCTCTGCGGCACCACTGCACCACATTATCAGTCATTCAAGTCAGGTGACGGATACGCCATATATACTTGCAAAACTAAATCTACCAGGAATCCGCTGTATCGGTGGGTAATAGGCGCGGAAGGATGTTGTATAAATGAATTCGCCTTCAGTCCGTGTGGCACGAACTTAGCCGTGGTGTCACAGGATGGATTTTTGCGTGTTTTTCAATACAATACTATGGAACTCGTTGGGTCGGCGAGAAGCTACTTTGGCGGTTTTTTGTGCGTGTGCTGGTCACCAGACGGACGTTACGTAGTAGTAGGCGGTGAGGACGACCTGGTCACTATCTGGAGCTTCCACGAGAAGCGGGTCGTAGCACGAGGGCAAGGGCATCACAGTTGGGTGAGCGTGGTCGCTTTCGATCCGTATACGACGTCCTACGGTGATCACGATCCCGACTTTAGCGGTTCGGATGACGAAACGATGCCGCACAACAATCACAACCACTTCCATGAGAAGTCTCATCGTCTGTCCACGACTTCGCAGAGCGGCATTCATTCAAACCGTAATTCTTGCGGCTCAGAATTGAGAATGTCGGGTGGCACGTGCTATAGGTTAGGCAGTGTATCGCAGGACACCCAACTGTGCCTATGGGACATTACGGAAGATGTGCTGAGGCAACCAGTGTGCGCCAAGCAGAGACCTTCCGCGACGTGCAGCACTAGCGGCGGTACCTTGTCGTCTTCGGGCACGTTTAATAGTGGGAACggggcggcgacgacggcaaATCATCATTCGAACTCCAATGCTAAACATAATAATTCGAATAATATAAACTTCAAGGAAAACGCGAGTAGTAATAACGAGACCAGTAACAATAGCACTAGCACGAACGCCGCGGTGGCAACTGTGAATTCGTTGACGCAGAGGCTAGCGGGTCTTGGCTTCGGCGAACGTAAGGGTGATAATCACAAGAGAAACTTTAGCCTCACTATGCGAGGTAGCGGCACCGGTGCAACAGCGACGACGGCTAATAATAGTACGACGTCGATTGTTCAGAACAATGGTGGCGACAAGGCGAGCACCGGCAACTCGACGAGTACGAGTAGTAGTTTGAACAACAGTGTCGGTGGGGGTTTAGTAGGTGGGACGGGGAGTAAAAAAGTTAGTTCCGTGATGGACGATCCCATGAGGTTGATAGGAACCGCCTGGTGTCCCAGGTTCGACGAGTGCCCGGTCCTCGAGCCGCTGGTGTGCAAGAAGCTAGCGCACGAGAGACTGACTGAGTTAGTGTTTAGGGAAGATTGCTTCGTGACGGCGTGTCAAGATGGATACGTGTACACGTGGGCGAGGCCCGGCCACATG ATTAATGTTCTGTACCACGCTTTGGCTGATGCAAGAGAATATCGTGGATGA
- the LOC139101822 gene encoding WD repeat-containing protein 20 isoform X1, producing MAVQLDGGGKEDLKTQFVTREGTYKLMTLSEYSRPNRVGYTNSQGSASVRVSFVTLPDPADPTGAQGLGDRMCFNFGKELYVYVYRGVKKAVDLNKPVDKKLYKGTNPTCHNFNQTTATADSAPLLVGFSTGQIQLIDPIKKDSSQLSKLYNEDRLIDKSKVTCIKWVPGSNNLFLVSHSSGQLYLYNEELLCGTTAPHYQSFKSGDGYAIYTCKTKSTRNPLYRWVIGAEGCCINEFAFSPCGTNLAVVSQDGFLRVFQYNTMELVGSARSYFGGFLCVCWSPDGRYVVVGGEDDLVTIWSFHEKRVVARGQGHHSWVSVVAFDPYTTSYGDHDPDFSGSDDETMPHNNHNHFHEKSHRLSTTSQSGIHSNRNSCGSELRMSGGTCYRLGSVSQDTQLCLWDITEDVLRQPVCAKQRPSATCSTSGGTLSSSGTFNSGNGAATTANHHSNSNAKHNNSNNINFKENASSNNETSNNSTSTNAAVATVNSLTQRLAGLGFGERKGDNHKRNFSLTMRGSGTGATATTANNSTTSIVQNNGGDKASTGNSTSTSSSLNNSVGGGLVGGTGSKKVSSVMDDPMRLIGTAWCPRFDECPVLEPLVCKKLAHERLTELVFREDCFVTACQDGYVYTWARPGHMVGPLTISSTLHRPSHHHSNNPYTSNINSMRCNDL from the exons ATGGCTGTGCAGCTGGAcggaggagggaaggaggaCCTGAAAACACAATTCGTCACGCGGGAGGGTACCTACAAGCTGATGACCCTGTCGGAGTACTCGCGACCGAATCGCGTCGGCTACACCAACAGCCAGGGCAGCGCGTCCGTACGAGTGTCCTTCGTCACGCTACCGGACCCAGCGGACCCCACGGGCGCGCAGGGTCTCGGCGACCGAATGTGCTTTAATTTTGGCAAGGAGCTCTACGTCTACGTCTACCGCGGCGTCAAGAAG GCTGTTGACCTAAACAAGCCAGTGGACAAAAAGTTGTACAAGGGAACTAATCCAACCTGCCACAATTTTAATCAAACAACAGCGACGGCCGATAGTGCTCCATTACTGGTGGGATTTTCTACGGGGCAAATACAGCTGATCGATCCGATAAAGAAGGACAGCTCTCAACTCAGCAAATTGTACAATGAAGAT AGGCTGATAGACAAGAGCAAAGTGACATGTATAAAATGGGTACCTGGATCGAACAATCTCTTCCTGGTGTCTCATAGTTCCGGTCAGCTGTACCTCTATAACGAAGAACTGCTCTGCGGCACCACTGCACCACATTATCAGTCATTCAAGTCAGGTGACGGATACGCCATATATACTTGCAAAACTAAATCTACCAGGAATCCGCTGTATCGGTGGGTAATAGGCGCGGAAGGATGTTGTATAAATGAATTCGCCTTCAGTCCGTGTGGCACGAACTTAGCCGTGGTGTCACAGGATGGATTTTTGCGTGTTTTTCAATACAATACTATGGAACTCGTTGGGTCGGCGAGAAGCTACTTTGGCGGTTTTTTGTGCGTGTGCTGGTCACCAGACGGACGTTACGTAGTAGTAGGCGGTGAGGACGACCTGGTCACTATCTGGAGCTTCCACGAGAAGCGGGTCGTAGCACGAGGGCAAGGGCATCACAGTTGGGTGAGCGTGGTCGCTTTCGATCCGTATACGACGTCCTACGGTGATCACGATCCCGACTTTAGCGGTTCGGATGACGAAACGATGCCGCACAACAATCACAACCACTTCCATGAGAAGTCTCATCGTCTGTCCACGACTTCGCAGAGCGGCATTCATTCAAACCGTAATTCTTGCGGCTCAGAATTGAGAATGTCGGGTGGCACGTGCTATAGGTTAGGCAGTGTATCGCAGGACACCCAACTGTGCCTATGGGACATTACGGAAGATGTGCTGAGGCAACCAGTGTGCGCCAAGCAGAGACCTTCCGCGACGTGCAGCACTAGCGGCGGTACCTTGTCGTCTTCGGGCACGTTTAATAGTGGGAACggggcggcgacgacggcaaATCATCATTCGAACTCCAATGCTAAACATAATAATTCGAATAATATAAACTTCAAGGAAAACGCGAGTAGTAATAACGAGACCAGTAACAATAGCACTAGCACGAACGCCGCGGTGGCAACTGTGAATTCGTTGACGCAGAGGCTAGCGGGTCTTGGCTTCGGCGAACGTAAGGGTGATAATCACAAGAGAAACTTTAGCCTCACTATGCGAGGTAGCGGCACCGGTGCAACAGCGACGACGGCTAATAATAGTACGACGTCGATTGTTCAGAACAATGGTGGCGACAAGGCGAGCACCGGCAACTCGACGAGTACGAGTAGTAGTTTGAACAACAGTGTCGGTGGGGGTTTAGTAGGTGGGACGGGGAGTAAAAAAGTTAGTTCCGTGATGGACGATCCCATGAGGTTGATAGGAACCGCCTGGTGTCCCAGGTTCGACGAGTGCCCGGTCCTCGAGCCGCTGGTGTGCAAGAAGCTAGCGCACGAGAGACTGACTGAGTTAGTGTTTAGGGAAGATTGCTTCGTGACGGCGTGTCAAGATGGATACGTGTACACGTGGGCGAGGCCCGGCCACATGGTAGGTCCTCTCACGATAAGCAGCACCCTGCACAGGCCATCACACCATCATAGCAACAACCCCTACACTAGTAATATCAATTCCATGCGGTGTAACGACCTCTGA